One region of Carassius carassius chromosome 41, fCarCar2.1, whole genome shotgun sequence genomic DNA includes:
- the LOC132123615 gene encoding multidrug and toxin extrusion protein 1-like, translated as MDVSSPRTDALSMEPSAKLFCCGFVRRCIPLVHREELYHILRMTGPLLVCRFLNFLLFFVVTMFCGRMGNTVLAGYAMASATINVTAAATGLGLALACDTLVSQTFGSKNLLRVGVILQRGILILALFSLPCWALLLNTQPLLLYLGQDPEVARIAQLYVVAYLPAIPAMFLYQLQLSYLQNQGVIKPQMYASAVSNVANVIVNYFLLYWWDYGVYGSAAANTFAQVFNCFALFCFIRWQRLYEKTWGGWSSEAFQDWGSYMKLAIPSTLMTCFEWWIYEVGGFLAGMLSEVDLAAQHVVIMLAYINYMIPLGLQGAACVRVGNALGAGETAAAILTSKVSLISAAVIAIFQGFILGSTKTVIGYIFTSDEAIAELVSQLLNIYCPLQFFNGILGVGMGILLGTGQQKIAAIANLFGYYCIGLPSSIVLMFTAKLQVAGFWLGLLIAVFLLAIFFIVAIFKLNWKKMTEEAIERTAKSANGAITPSHRNSFYQVVLNAENGNGYVVVGSHDQDEGLNCTVVHEGPNVTQVEEKPAVLLSTAQLILRRGLTSLAALLILAAGIAVHLTVPLPEVSYGAGTNSSLDSNFTTATPI; from the exons ATGGATGTCTCGAGTCCCAGAACTGATGCCCTATCAATGGAGCCCAGTGCCAAGCTGTTTTGCTGTGGTTTCGTGAGGCGTTGCATCCCTCTGGTGCATAGAGAAGAGCTATACCACATCCTGCGCATGACTGGACCCCTG CTTGTGTGCCGGTTCCTGAATTTCCTCCTTTTCTTTGTGGTGACAATGTTCTGTGGCCGCATGGGGAACACTGTGTTAGCAGGCTATGCAATGGCCTCAGCT ACAATAAATGTAACAGCTGCAGCGACAGGGTTGGGACTTGCTTTGGCCTGCGACACTTTGGTATCACAG ACATTCGGGAGTAAGAACCTTCTCCGTGTAGGTGTCATCCTGCAAAGAGGCATCCTAATTCTGGCGCTCTTCAGTTTGCCCTGCTGGGCTTTGCTTCTGAACACCCAGCCTCTGCTTCTCTATCTGGGGCAGGACCCTGAAGTGGCCAG gatTGCACAGCTCTATGTGGTTGCATATTTGCCAGCAATTCCG GCCATGTTTCTCTATCAGCTGCAACTGTCATATCTTCAGAACCAG GGAGTGATCAAGCCTCAGATGTATGCATCTGCAGTTTCCAATGTTGCCAATGTGATAGTGAACTACTTTCTCCTGTACTGGTGGGATTATGGAGTCTA TGGGTCTGCTGCTGCAAACACCTTTGCTcaggtttttaattgttttgcccTGTTTTGTTTCATTCGCTGGCAGAGGCTCTATGAGAAAACTTGGGGAG GGTGGTCTTCAGAAGCCTTCCAGGATTGGGGTTCCTACATGAAGCTGGCCATTCCCAGCACACTGATGACCTGTTTTGAATGGTGGATCTATGAAGTTGGAGGCTTCCTGGCAG GAATGCTGAGTGAGGTGGACCTGGCTGCTCAACATGTGGTTATAATGCTGGCGTACATCAACTACATG ATCCCGTTAGGATTGCAAGGTGCAGCGTGTGTTCGTGTGGGAAATGCACTCGGCGCTGGGGAAACAGCTGCTGCAATCCTCACCAGCAAGGTGTCTCTCATCAGTGCAG CTGTTATAGCAATCTTTCAAGGTTTTATCCTGGGCTCGACAAAAACAGTCATTGGCTACATATTCACTTCCGATGA GGCTATAGCAGAACTTGTGTCTCAGCTACTGAACATCTACTGCCCTCTTCAGTTCTTTAATGGAATATTG ggTGTTGGCATGGGCATTCTGCTTGGCACAGGGCAGCAGAAGATAGCCGCTATTGCTAACCTCTTTGGCTACTACTGCATTGGCCTCCCATCGAGCATTGTTCTAATGTTCACAGCCAAGTTACAAGTTGCTG GCTTCTGGCTGGGCCTCCTCATTGCGGTCTTTTTGCTAGCGATTTTTTTCATTGTGGCTATTTTCAAATTAAACTGGAAGAAAATGACAGAAGAG GCAATTGAGCGTACTGCAAAGAGTGCAAATGGAGCAATTACCCCGAGCCATCGCAACAGCTTCTACCAGGTGGTCCTGAATGCAGAG AATGGGAATGGATATGTGGTTGTGGGCTCTCACGATCAGGATGAGGGACTCAACTGTACTGTGGTACACGAGGGGCCAAACGTGACTCAAGTGGAGGAAAAGCCTGCAGTTCTGCTATCTACCGCTCAGCTGATCCTCAGGAGGGGTCTGACCAGCCTCGCAGCTCTTCTCATCCTAGCTGCAGGGATAGCTGTGCATCTCACTGTGCCTTTACCTGAAGTGTCTTATGGTGCTGGTACAAATTCTAGTCTGGACTCAAACTTTACCACAGCTACTCCCATTTAG
- the LOC132122694 gene encoding WD repeat-containing protein 81-like → MEWLTAALERDLGIDQRQTGPSQRPNELVVLVPTRWVMALRNKRVTRCARYECFSEGDICTLLQRSQMKSPTGWTRVCIQGLRKCKLGYRLAREPGCHGEGLSQDSFMTLMQGVCQSNFRNLWRETYMNHVQPYTDSIELAPILASDAVRQALQKLFCSSFISTDRVSPSLSPAKEKEKDSPFPSNCSVPKQSTDSLCPNVLPAECLLESEEVLYVVFPYTQYTVHDIVTYSPAKLANSHAKLLFILYQLLIAVRECHASGLLCGELSLLDIAVDEQLCSRLKISLAHYEMFGEYRDAVPHALGIKVPTSVTAKDNQSHKSSVGEHLCRNCLDELKSLILDWVNGRVSNFQYLMELNRLAGRREGDPNYHPVLPWVVDFTVPYGRFRDLKKSKFRLNKGDKQLDFTYEMTKEALAAAIGSGGSNLASDLGGPVVPVGSGQSDHLHVPHHISDVLSDITYYVYKARQTPKSVLCSHVRSQWEPNEYPASMERIQSWTPDECIPEFYTDPTIFHSIHPDMPDLDIPPWCNSYEEFIAVHRQLLESREVSQQLHHWIDLTFGYKLSGKEAVKTKNVCLHLVDNHTHLTSYGVVQLFDHPHPPRLAPYQYSPSEPPQFGAVNVTTWQIPPLEATMDGVDGLVPETTGCESSNWSVVGRDEELEQAIEALDLSGSSSSNSVPIPSAGTAGGKTNGESIALALSPSHGSFPGETPGNVTNTLGSGIRASVLHRAAAVSKRPASSNFEEFKISLPEGFKPLQPLEELEKLNNFLVKGLHCQVQHTMDLGINKNDLRPVLKAPLSFRDLFQRDMQALGVLIAEIFYFSKLRGLRPGTHLSDRFQAVLKLYSTNLRDVPLPLHHALETLLQVHKYCFKANIETFTIHPQGLPYLFKYDPICEGLPPPNPWQMLSPVLSPLPFPAYFPVLHRFIFSYHSNMESINGVQGRDLIFSLWQQLETLLKDNITAEGLEILLPFVLSLMSEESTAVYAAWYLFEPVSRVLGPRNASKYLLKPLVGVYENPRCLRGRFYLYTDCFVLQLIVRLGLQAFLSSLLPHFLQVIIGFESCNTAAGTEWEGLKVLRRVAGALEEEEEDYECEDGRSSTATSSGKVGGGSGGGSGGVGVVGDQGLVDYSSGISLNDQVFPTEGEDFQNGFYVNNSASGATMLLAAKQQNQSLASKDQDHESLSMGKLSDKSSTSEVSIGDRASLKSVDSSQDLKQASDGEDGGELEDEETVEDREITVQRLPSLEMTLSVCTEESEATVATLEGDVMNGIVQEDAEKNMEEEDPEHDPLEDSEEKEHKILLDTVCKTVRWLSAKLGPTLTSRFIARNLLRLLTTCYIGLDKHQFMLSTNEENSLDSVGSVYEKKPVVGDQTARPVLECLIYIAHLYGEPVLTYQYLPYIGYLVSPPSSCRLNTRKEAGLLGAAVLTQKIIVFLSDTTLMDMLMKINQEVLLPLLDLLTSTKMGFPSGVQTRSAVCLKTLSLMALICLRIGREMVQQHMAETLSRFFRVFSLLQYLQKQMESAPRREVGDSTYLDVHIPDGTEITCELGVLEELQAVFNPEMAYASYIPFYCLIGDTAIRKLVTNHELVWSLAQSYHKRESPGSPETNPAGGQKTTAMGLSPSMGRHMGRSPFPAPSSTSTPLGGDILPESGTFGSHLVGNRIQVPRDTEACGSPNLSSLETWARPYGISGPQTSLATTALSSAIPSFSHSSYSWVLGPTPEDSALKQDLPRSNRSLQGNWLAYWQYEIGLNQQDSHFHFHQIRLQSFLGHSGTAKCLAPLVGEDYFLSGSKDKTVRLWPLYNNGDGTREVEPRLTYTDHRKSVFYVGQLEASQEVVSCDGTVHLWNQFTGQNIRCYEALDGKNPITAITTLPAPHCSVVFASADSVLRFIDTRKPGLQHESRLAYNNMNAGLIRCLAVSPSGRTVAAGFSTGFIVLLDARTGLVLRGWPGHEGDILQMKAAEGNLLISSSSDHTLTVWKDVEHKPLHQYRTPSDPIHAFDLYGAEIVAGTAANKIGVYSILDSSANLGGSTKLSTENFRGTLTSLSLLPTKRLLLLGSDNGAIRLLA, encoded by the exons ATGGAGTGGCTAACGGCAGCCTTGGAGAGGGACCTGGGTATTGACCAGCGGCAGACTGGACCCAGTCAGCGACCCAATGAACTGGTGGTCCTGGTCCCAACTCGATGGGTAATGGCCCTGAGAAACAAAAGAGTTACACGCTGTGCGCGATACGAGTGCTTCAGTGAGGGGGACATCTGCACTCTCCTCCAGCGCTCTCAGATGAAATCGCCAACTGGTTGGACACGTGTTTGTATCCAAGGTCTTAGAAAGTGCAAACTGGGATACCGATTAGCCAGGGAGCCAGGCTGCCATGGGGAGGGACTCTCACAGGACTCTTTCATGACCCTGATGCAGGGAGTATGCCAGTCTAATTTCAG aaaTCTATGGCGTGAAACATACATGAATCATGTGCAACCATACACAGATTCCATTGAGCTAGCACCTATTTTGGCCAGTGATGCTGTTCGCCAAGCCTTACAGAAGCTGTTTTGCTCCAGCTTTATCTCTACTGATCGAGTGTCCCCATCCCTCTCTCCAGccaaagagaaggagaaagacaGCCCATTCCCATCCAACTGTTCAGTTCCCAAACAAAGTACTGACAGTTTGTGTCCAAATGTGCTACCTGCAGAATGCTTGCTGGAGTCGGAAGAGGTTCTTTATGTGGTTTTCCCATACACCCAATACACTGTTCATGACATTGTCACTTACAGTCCAGCTAAGCTGGCTAACAGCCATGCTAAGTTATTGTTCATTTTGTACCAACTACTCATAGCAGTGCGTGAATGTCATGCCTCAGGCCTACTGTGTGGTGAACTCTCCTTACTTGACATTGCAGTTGATGAGCAGCTCTGCAGTCGCCTAAAGATATCACTGGCACATTATGAAATGTTTGGAGAGTACAGGGATGCTGTGCCGCATGCATTAGGAAttaaagtgccaacaagtgttacaGCAAAAGACAACCAGAGTCATAAAAGTAGCGTGGGAGAACATCTTTGTAGAAATTGTCTGGATGAGCTTAAATCTCTGATCCTAGACTGGGTTAATGGTCGAGTCAGCAATTTCCAATATCTGATGGAATTAAATCGACTGGCTGGGAGGCGTGAGGGAGACCCAAATTATCACCCAGTTTTACCTTGGGTGGTCGATTTCACTGTGCCATATGGAAGGTTTCGTGATCTCAAGAAGTCGAAATTTCGTCTGAATAAGGGTGATAAACAACTGGACTTCACGTATGAAATGACCAAAGAAGCACTAGCAGCAGCTATCGGAAGTGGTGGAAGCAATCTTGCCTCAGACCTTGGTGGACCAGTAGTACCTGTTGGCTCAGGCCAGTCGGATCACCTCCACGTTCCCCATCATATCTCAGATGTTCTGTCAGACATCACTTATTATGTCTACAAAGCTAGACAGACACCCAAATCTGTCCTGTGCAGCCATGTTCGTTCCCAGTGGGAGCCCAATGAATATCCAGCTAGTATGGAACGTATTCAGAGTTGGACCCCAGATGAATGCATCCCAGAATTCTACACGGATCCCACAATATTCCACTCCATTCACCCAGACATGCCAGATCTTGATATACCTCCATGGTGTAACTCCTACGAAGAGTTTATTGCTGTGCATAGACAACTATTAGAGAGTCGAGAAGTGTCTCAACAGTTGCATCACTGGATTGACCTAACATTTGGCTACAAGTTATCAGGTAAAGAAGCTGTCAAAACTAAGAATGTGTGCTTGCACTTGGTGGATAATCACACCCATCTCACCAGCTACGGAGTTGTGCAACTGTTTGACCACCCTCACCCACCTCGTCTTGCACCTTACCAGTATTCACCCTCAGAGCCTCCCCAATTTGGGGCTGTCAATGTAACAACCTGGCAGATTCCACCACTTGAAGCCACAATGGATGGTGTGGATGGACTGGTCCCGGAAACAACAGGATGTGAATCCAGTAATTGGTCAGTGGTAGGCCGGGATGAGGAGCTTGAGCAAGCAATAGAAGCCCTTGACTTAAGTGGCTCGTCATCATCTAATTCTGTTCCAATTCCTTCGGCTGGTACTGCTGGTGGAAAGACTAATGGAGagagtattgctttagctttgtCACCTTCTCATGGTTCTTTCCCTGGTGAAACACCTGGAAATGTCACAAATACCTTAGGGTCAGGTATTAGAGCATCCGTGCTTCACAGAGCAGCTGCTGTGAGTAAAAGGCCAGCGTCTTCTAATTTTGAGGAATTTAAGATAAGCCTGCCAGAGGGATTTAAACCTTTGCAGCCTTTGGAAGAGTTAGAAAAGCTAAACAACTTCTTGGTGAAAGGTCTACACTGTCAAGTCCAGCATACAATGGACCTTGGCATTAACAAGAACGACTTGAGACCTGTATTGAAAGCTCCTCTGTCATTCAGAGATCTTTTCCAGAGAGATATGCAAGCCTTAGGTGTTCTCATTGCTGAGATCTTTTATTTCTCCAAACTGCGGGGACTGAGACCAGGAACACATCTGAGTGATAGATTTCAAGCCGTTTTGAAGCTGTACTCTACAAACCTTCGAGATGTTCCATTGCCACTCCATCATGCACTGGAGACACTTCTGCAGGTCCACAAGTATTGCTTTAAGGCAAACATTGAAACATTCACAATACACCCGCAAGGACTACCGTATCTATTCAAATATGACCCTATATGTGAGGGTCTTCCACCACCAAACCCTTGGCAAATGCTTAGTCCTGTTCTTTCCCCTCTACCCTTTCCAGCATATTTTCCAGTACTGCATAGATTCATATTCTCCTACCACTCCAATATGGAGTCCATTAACGGTGTTCAGGGCCGTGACCTTATTTTTAGCCTATGGCAACAGCTGGAGACACTTCTCAAGGACAACATAACTGCAGAGGGGCTTGAGATTCTTCTTCCCTTTGTGCTTTCTTTGATGTCAGAAGAGTCCACTGCTGTTTATGCTGCCTGGTACTTATTTGAACCTGTTTCCAGGGTTCTTGGGCCTCGCAATGCCTCCAAGTACCTACTTAAGCCTCTGGTAGGTGTGTACGAGAATCCCAGATGCCTTCGAGGCCGCTTCTACCTCTACACAGACTGCTTTGTGCTGCAGCTTATTGTAAGACTGGGTCTGCAAGCCTTTCTTTCCAGCCTTCTTCCACATTTTCTGCAGGTCATCATCGGCTTTGAAAGCTGCAATACAGCTGCAGGGACTGAATGGGAAGGCCTGAAGGTTTTAAGGCGTGTTGCTGGTGCCttagaggaagaagaggaggactATGAGTGTGAGGATGGAAGGTCATCTACTGCCACATCATCTGGCAAAGTAGGAGGAGGCAGCGGAGGTGGTAGTGGAGGTGTTGGTGTTGTTGGAGACCAAGGACTTGTGGATTATTCCTCAGGCATCAGTCTCAATGACCAGGTTTTTCCGACTGAAGGTGAGGACTTTCAGAATGGCTTTTATGTGAATAATAGTGCATCTGGGGCAACAATGCTGCTTGCTGCCAAACAGCAGAACCAAAGCCTTGCAAGCAAAGATCAAGACCATGAATCTCTCAGCATGGGGAAACTGAGCGACAAGAGCAGCACTAGTGAGGTGTCCATTGGAGACCGTGCAAGTTTAAAGTCTGTTGACAGCAGTCAGGACCTAAAGCAAGCTAGTGATGGTGAGGATGGTGGAGAGCTTGAGGATGAGGAGACCGTGGAAGACCGAGAAATTACAGTGCAAAGGTTGCCCAGTCTAGAGATGACTCTTTCAGTTTGCACAGAAGAGTCTGAGGCAACCGTGGCCACACTTGAGGGAGACGTCATGAATGGAATTGTGCAAGAAGATGCAGAGAAAAACATGGAGGAAGAAGACCCTGAACATGACCCTTTAGAAGACTCAGAGGAAAAAGAACACAAGATATTGTTAG ACACTGTTTGCAAAACTGTCAGATGGCTGTCTGCAAAACTGGGGCCGACATTGACATCTCGATTCATAGCTAGGAACTTGCTGCGACTTCTTACTACATGTTACATAG gtCTTGATAAACACCAGTTCATGCTCTCTACAAATGAGGAGAATAGCCTTGATAGCGTAGGAAGTGTGTATGAGAAGAAGCCAGTTGTTGGTGACCAGACTGCACGACCAGTTCTCGAGTGTCTTATTTACATTGCACATCTCTATGGAGAACCAGTCTTGACTTACCAATACCTACCCTACATTGGTTACCTG GTCTCTCCGCCGTCTTCTTGCCGTTTGAACACTCGAAAGGAGGCAGGGCTTTTGGGCGCTGCAGTACTCACTCAGAAGATTATAGTGTTCCTGTCAGACACCACTCTAATGGATATGCTGATGAAGATTAACCAGGAGGTTCTGCTGCCTCTGCTGGATTTGTTAACATCAACTAAGATGGG CTTTCCTAGTGGAGTGCAAACTCGTTCTGCAGTATGTCTAAAGACTCTTAGCCTCATGGCACTGATCTGTCTGCGTATTGGCCGAGAGATGGTACAGCAGCACATGGCAGAAACCCTCTCCAGGTTCTTCCGGGTTTTCTCCTTACTGCAGTATCTGCAAAAACAG ATGGAAAGTGCCCCACGTAGGGAGGTTGGAGACAGCACATACTTGGATGTGCACATTCCAGATGGAACAGAGATTACTTGTGAACTTGGGGTTTTGGAGGAACTTCAGGCTGTGTTTAATCCTGAAATGGCTTATGCATCTTACATTCCTTTTTACTGTCTTATTG gTGACACAGCGATTCGTAAACTGGTTACAAATCATGAGCTAGTTTGGAGTCTGGCTCAATCTTATCACAAGCGAGAAAGCCCGGGTAGCCCAGAAACCAACCCAGCTGGAGGTCAGAAAACTACTGCTATGGGCCTCTCTCCTAGTATGGGCCGCCACATGGGTCGTAGTCCCTTCCCTGCTCCCTCATCCACTTCCACACCACTAGGTGGAGACATCCTGCCTGAGTCAGGAACCTTTGGCAGTCATCTGGTGGGAAACCGTATCCAGGTACCCCGAGACACTGAAGCCTGTGGGAGTCCTAACTTGTCCTCTTTGGAAACATGGGCACGGCCATATGGCATAAGTGGCCCTCAGACGAGTCTAGCCACTACTGCACTTTCCTCAGCCATACCTTCTTTCTCTCACTCTTCATACTCTTGGGTCTTGGGACCCACACCGGAGGACAGTGCACTGAAACAGGACCTCCCACGCAGCAACCGTTCTCTGCAGGGTAACTGGCTTGCCTATTGGCAATATGAGATAGGTCTTAACCAGCAGGACTCGCACTTCCACTTCCACCAGATACGTCTTCAGAGTTTCTTGGGCCACTCAGGCACGGCAAAATGTCTGGCACCACTAGTAGGGGAGGACTACTTCCTGTCTGGGAGTAAAGACAAAACGGTGAGGCTGTGGCCCCTTTATAACAACGGTGATGGCACACGTGAGGTTGAACCCCGACTCACATACACAGACCACCGCAAATCTGTCTTTTATGTTGGCCAGCTAGAGGCCTCACAGGAAGTGGTGAGCTGCGATGGTACTGTGCATCTGTGGAATCAATTCACAG GTCAGAATATTCGTTGTTATGAAGCTCTGGACGGGAAGAACCCCATCACGGCCATCACCACTCTGCCTGCTCCtcactgcagtgttgtgttcGCTAGCGCAGACTCTGTGCTGCGTTTCATAGACACGCGCAAACCTGGCTTGCAG CATGAGTCCCGTCTAGCCTACAATAACATGAACGCTGGCCTGATCCGCTGCCTAGCTGTCAGTCCAAGCGGACGCACTGTGGCGGCAGGCTTCTCCACTGGATTTATAGTGCTGCTGGATGCGAGAACGGGTCTGGTGCTAAGAGGCTGGCCCGGTCACGAGGGAGATATACTGCAAATGAAA GCAGCTGAGGGAAATTTGCTGATCAGTTCTTCATCAGACCATACACTGACAGTCTGGAAAGATGTGGAGCACAAGCCACTCCACCAGTACAGGACTCCATCTGACCCCATCCATGCATTTGATCTTTATGGTGCTGAGATTGTGGCAGGTACTGCTGCTAACAAGATCGGGGTGTACTCCATTTTGGACAGCTCAGCCAACCTGGGGGGATCCACCAAGCTCAGCACAGAGAACTTTCGTGGGACTCTCACAAGTCTGTCTTTGTTGCCTACCAAGAGGCTTCTGCTGCTTGGCTCTGACAATGGTGCCATCAGGCTGCTAGCTTAA